One stretch of Streptomyces sp. MMBL 11-1 DNA includes these proteins:
- a CDS encoding C40 family peptidase — protein MPVLASHRKPRAKVRTTTPAVGLTTAALASVTLLSTQSATAAPAEPKPAIEEVQKKVDALYRQAGAATQEYNRAKAASASQRTKVDTLLSDVAKQAEKINEARRALGSYAAAQYRNGGIAPAATFFLADNPQGYFDQSRLMDRATERQQKAVAEVRTQQASAAKKRAEAVKSLETLTETQATLASSKKDVQSRLTEARSLLSRLTAEEKARLAELERRQEAEAKEKAAKLAARQAAEAKERAEAEEKAREEAAKESGGGSGTGTGSGSGTGTGSGTGADSGYAAKAEKVLAFARAQIGKPYVWGATGPSSYDCSGLTQAAWREAGVTLPRTTWDQVEVGTRVATSDLQPGDLVFFYDDISHVGIYKGDGMMIHAPKPGANVREESIYSMPIHGSVRPA, from the coding sequence ATGCCGGTCTTGGCATCGCATCGCAAGCCGCGCGCGAAGGTGCGCACCACCACCCCCGCCGTCGGGCTGACGACGGCCGCTCTCGCCTCCGTGACGCTGCTCTCCACGCAGAGCGCCACGGCCGCGCCCGCGGAGCCGAAACCCGCCATCGAGGAAGTCCAGAAGAAGGTCGACGCCCTGTACCGGCAGGCGGGCGCCGCGACGCAGGAGTACAACCGGGCCAAGGCCGCCTCCGCCTCCCAGCGGACGAAGGTCGACACGCTGCTCTCCGACGTGGCGAAGCAGGCCGAGAAGATCAACGAGGCGCGCAGGGCGCTGGGCTCCTACGCGGCGGCCCAGTACCGCAACGGGGGCATCGCGCCCGCGGCGACCTTCTTCCTGGCGGACAACCCGCAGGGGTACTTCGACCAGAGCCGGCTGATGGACCGGGCGACGGAGCGGCAGCAGAAGGCCGTCGCCGAGGTCCGTACGCAGCAGGCCTCGGCGGCGAAGAAGCGCGCGGAGGCGGTGAAGAGCCTGGAGACCCTCACCGAGACGCAGGCCACGCTGGCCTCCAGCAAGAAGGACGTGCAGTCCAGGCTCACCGAGGCCCGGAGCCTGCTGTCGAGGCTGACCGCCGAGGAGAAGGCGCGGCTGGCGGAGCTGGAGCGCAGACAGGAGGCCGAGGCAAAGGAGAAGGCGGCGAAGCTGGCCGCCCGGCAGGCCGCCGAGGCGAAGGAGCGGGCCGAGGCCGAGGAGAAGGCCCGCGAGGAGGCCGCGAAGGAGTCCGGCGGCGGTTCGGGCACCGGCACCGGCTCCGGCTCAGGTACGGGCACGGGCTCGGGCACCGGCGCGGACAGCGGCTACGCCGCCAAGGCGGAGAAGGTGCTGGCCTTCGCCCGCGCCCAGATCGGGAAGCCGTACGTGTGGGGCGCGACGGGCCCGTCCAGTTACGACTGCTCGGGGCTGACGCAGGCGGCGTGGCGGGAGGCGGGCGTGACCCTGCCCCGGACGACCTGGGACCAGGTGGAGGTCGGGACGCGGGTCGCCACGTCGGACCTCCAGCCCGGAGACCTGGTCTTCTTCTACGACGACATCAGCCACGTCGGCATCTACAAGGGCGACGGGATGATGATCCACGCCCCGAAGCCGGGTGCGAACGTGCGCGAGGAGTCGATCTACTCCATGCCGATCCACGGCAGCGTGCGCCCCGCGTGA
- the pcrA gene encoding DNA helicase PcrA has translation MSSLFDDSFLTGLQPVEDGPPPPPEDHAPEAVPEGLFAGVYDAPPPPRDGYYRDGHARPVIDSAALLDGLNTEQRAAVVHAGSPLLIVAGAGSGKTRVLTHRIAHLLAERGTHPGQILAITFTNKAAGEMKERVEQLVGPRANAMWVMTFHSACVRILRRESKKLGFTSSFSIYDAADSKRLMALVCRDLDLDPKRFPPKSFTAKVSNLKNELIDEETFAGQAADGFEKTLAQAYALYQARLREANALDFDDIIMTTVHLLQAFPDVAEHYRRRFRHVLVDEYQDTNHAQYTLVRELVGPAGEADAPAELCVVGDADQSIYAFRGATIRNILQFEEDYPSATTILLEQNYRSTQTILSAANAVIERNESRRPKNLWTNAGGGARITGYVADTEHDEAQFVADEIDRLTDAGDAKAGDVAVFYRTNAQSRVFEEILIRVGLPYKVVGGVRFYERKEVRDVLAYLRVLANPEDTVPLRRILNVPKRGIGDRAEAMIDALSMREKISFPQALRRVDEAYGMAARSSNAVKRFNTLMEELRTIVESGAGPAVVLEAVLERTGYLAELQSSTDPQDETRIENLQELAAVALEFEQERADEEGAGTLAEFLEKVALVADSDQIPDEDEDGSGVITLMTLHTAKGLEFPVVFLTGMEDGVFPHMRALGQTKELEEERRLAYVGITRARERLYLTRAAMRSAWGQPSYNPPSRFLEEIPEQHLDWRRKGPMAAPAGPTSGITSSLSSSRSRSGPSGFATRRGGAEKPTVTLVAGDRVTHDQFGLGTVTAVEGFGDQAKATVDFGDERPKKLLLRYAPVEKL, from the coding sequence ATGAGCAGCCTCTTTGACGACAGTTTCCTGACCGGCCTCCAGCCCGTGGAGGACGGCCCCCCGCCGCCCCCCGAGGACCACGCGCCCGAAGCGGTGCCGGAGGGACTCTTCGCGGGCGTCTACGACGCGCCCCCGCCGCCCCGGGACGGGTACTACCGGGACGGTCACGCGCGCCCGGTGATCGACTCCGCCGCGCTGCTCGACGGGCTGAACACCGAGCAGCGCGCCGCCGTCGTGCACGCCGGGTCCCCGTTGCTCATCGTCGCCGGGGCCGGCTCCGGCAAGACCCGGGTCCTCACCCACCGCATCGCCCACCTGCTGGCCGAGCGCGGGACGCACCCCGGGCAGATCCTCGCGATCACCTTCACCAACAAGGCCGCGGGCGAGATGAAGGAGCGCGTCGAGCAGCTCGTCGGCCCCCGGGCCAACGCGATGTGGGTCATGACCTTCCACAGCGCGTGCGTCCGCATCCTGCGCCGCGAGTCGAAGAAGCTCGGCTTCACCTCGTCGTTCTCGATCTACGACGCCGCCGACTCCAAGCGTCTGATGGCCCTGGTCTGCCGCGACCTCGACCTGGACCCGAAGCGGTTCCCGCCGAAGTCCTTCACCGCCAAGGTCTCCAACCTCAAGAACGAGCTCATCGACGAGGAGACCTTCGCCGGGCAGGCGGCGGATGGCTTCGAGAAGACCCTCGCCCAGGCGTACGCGCTCTACCAGGCCCGCCTGCGCGAGGCCAACGCCCTGGACTTCGACGACATCATCATGACGACGGTCCACCTGCTCCAGGCCTTCCCGGACGTCGCCGAGCACTACCGCCGCCGCTTCCGCCACGTCCTCGTCGACGAGTACCAGGACACCAACCACGCCCAGTACACGCTGGTACGGGAGCTGGTCGGCCCGGCCGGGGAGGCCGACGCCCCCGCCGAGCTGTGCGTGGTGGGCGACGCGGACCAGTCGATCTACGCCTTCCGGGGCGCGACCATCCGCAACATCCTCCAGTTCGAGGAGGACTACCCGAGCGCGACGACGATCCTCCTGGAGCAGAACTACCGCTCCACGCAGACGATCCTCTCCGCCGCCAACGCGGTCATCGAGCGCAATGAGAGCCGCCGCCCGAAGAACCTCTGGACCAACGCCGGCGGCGGCGCCCGCATCACCGGCTACGTCGCCGACACCGAGCACGACGAGGCGCAGTTCGTCGCCGACGAGATCGACCGGCTCACCGACGCGGGCGACGCCAAGGCGGGGGACGTCGCCGTCTTCTACCGGACCAACGCCCAGTCCCGTGTCTTCGAGGAGATCCTCATCCGCGTCGGCCTGCCCTACAAGGTCGTCGGCGGTGTGCGCTTCTACGAGCGCAAGGAGGTCCGGGACGTCCTGGCCTACCTCCGGGTCCTCGCCAACCCCGAGGACACCGTCCCGCTGCGCCGCATCCTCAACGTCCCCAAGCGCGGCATCGGCGACCGCGCCGAAGCCATGATCGACGCCCTGTCGATGCGCGAGAAGATCTCCTTCCCGCAGGCGCTGCGCCGCGTCGACGAGGCGTACGGCATGGCCGCCCGCTCCTCCAACGCCGTCAAGCGCTTCAACACGCTGATGGAGGAGCTGCGCACGATCGTCGAGTCCGGCGCCGGGCCCGCCGTCGTCCTGGAGGCGGTCCTGGAGCGCACGGGCTATCTCGCCGAGCTCCAGTCCTCCACCGACCCGCAGGACGAGACCCGCATCGAGAACCTTCAGGAACTCGCCGCCGTCGCCCTCGAATTCGAGCAGGAGCGCGCCGACGAGGAGGGCGCGGGCACGCTCGCGGAGTTCCTGGAGAAGGTCGCCCTCGTCGCCGACTCCGACCAGATCCCCGACGAGGACGAGGACGGCTCCGGCGTCATCACGCTGATGACCCTGCACACGGCGAAGGGCCTGGAGTTCCCGGTCGTCTTCCTCACCGGCATGGAGGACGGCGTCTTCCCGCACATGCGGGCCCTCGGCCAGACCAAGGAGCTGGAGGAGGAGCGCCGCCTCGCGTACGTCGGCATCACCCGCGCCCGTGAACGCCTCTATCTGACCCGGGCCGCGATGCGCAGCGCCTGGGGCCAGCCCTCGTACAACCCGCCCTCGCGGTTCCTGGAGGAGATCCCGGAACAGCACCTGGACTGGCGGCGCAAGGGCCCCATGGCCGCCCCCGCCGGGCCCACCTCCGGCATCACGTCCTCGCTGTCCTCCTCCCGCTCCCGCTCCGGCCCCTCGGGCTTCGCGACCCGGCGCGGCGGTGCG